In the genome of Hyphobacterium sp. CCMP332, one region contains:
- the ade gene encoding adenine deaminase yields the protein MQNLKCQYVDVIKKEIYPARVSFNNSSICSIEKINEAPKLYLVPGLIDAHIHIESSMLVPSRFASEALKHGTIATVSDPHEIANVCGEEGIDFMIKDGKTAPFYFYFGAPSCVPATEFETSGAIINSSMILELLKKDEIYYLSEMMNYPGVILKDAEVLKKINYAHQLGMKIDGHAPGLRGEDLIKYFEAGISTDHECFSYEEAKEKAELGMKILIREGSAAKNYPALKKMISDYPNKVMFCSDDKHPDDLLVGHINKLAARAISDGFDFWDVIRACTKNPYEHYNLKHGLAQINDPANFILFKDLKDFEVDRVYYKGELLVKNGEANFNLSKVKPINNFFSYPLKAKDFKVKLGSRKIKVIKARDGELITGQLTHDINSEDFEADIDNDILKIAVINRYRKSDPAIAWIKNFGLKKGALASTVAHDCHNIICVGTSDENISIVSNEMMQLKGGICVFDGEECHSLQLPVAGLMSDREAFEVGNAYKNLDRIAKNLGSELKAPFMTLSFMALLVIPELKLSDKGLFNGKEFKFENLDAS from the coding sequence ATGCAAAATTTGAAATGTCAATATGTCGATGTAATTAAAAAAGAGATTTATCCTGCCCGGGTATCTTTCAATAATTCGTCGATCTGCTCAATTGAAAAAATAAATGAAGCTCCGAAGCTTTATTTAGTTCCCGGATTGATAGATGCGCATATTCATATAGAGAGTTCAATGCTGGTGCCATCAAGATTTGCTTCTGAGGCTTTAAAACACGGTACAATAGCAACGGTATCTGATCCGCATGAAATAGCAAATGTTTGCGGGGAAGAAGGAATTGATTTTATGATTAAGGACGGGAAAACTGCGCCCTTTTATTTCTATTTTGGGGCTCCATCATGCGTTCCTGCAACCGAATTTGAAACATCGGGTGCTATAATCAATAGCTCAATGATATTGGAGCTTCTTAAAAAGGATGAAATTTATTATTTATCGGAAATGATGAATTATCCCGGTGTCATTTTGAAAGATGCAGAAGTTTTAAAAAAAATTAATTATGCTCATCAGTTGGGAATGAAAATTGACGGTCATGCCCCGGGCTTAAGAGGTGAAGATTTGATAAAATATTTTGAGGCCGGTATTTCGACTGATCATGAATGCTTTAGTTATGAAGAAGCTAAAGAAAAAGCTGAACTTGGAATGAAGATATTAATCCGGGAGGGGAGCGCTGCAAAAAATTACCCGGCTTTAAAAAAGATGATATCAGATTACCCGAATAAGGTAATGTTTTGCTCAGATGATAAACATCCGGATGATTTATTAGTTGGACATATTAACAAATTAGCTGCCAGAGCTATTTCCGATGGGTTTGATTTTTGGGATGTCATCAGGGCATGCACAAAAAATCCTTATGAACATTATAATCTAAAACATGGATTGGCTCAAATCAATGACCCGGCAAATTTTATTTTATTTAAGGATCTAAAGGATTTCGAAGTAGATAGGGTTTACTACAAAGGGGAACTTCTTGTGAAAAATGGAGAGGCAAATTTCAACTTGTCAAAAGTAAAGCCAATCAATAATTTTTTCTCCTATCCCTTGAAAGCGAAAGACTTTAAAGTAAAGCTGGGATCAAGGAAAATTAAAGTTATAAAAGCAAGAGATGGTGAATTAATTACTGGACAATTAACACATGATATAAATTCAGAAGATTTTGAAGCTGATATTGATAATGACATACTAAAAATAGCCGTAATCAACAGATATAGAAAATCAGACCCCGCCATTGCATGGATAAAAAACTTTGGTTTAAAGAAAGGGGCGCTCGCTTCAACTGTTGCTCATGATTGTCATAATATAATTTGCGTGGGAACATCGGATGAAAATATTTCAATTGTCAGCAATGAAATGATGCAACTCAAGGGTGGAATATGCGTATTTGATGGAGAAGAATGTCATTCTTTGCAATTGCCAGTTGCGGGATTGATGAGTGACAGAGAGGCTTTTGAAGTTGGAAATGCTTATAAAAATTTGGATAGAATAGCAAAAAATTTAGGCTCAGAACTAAAGGCTCCATTTATGACTTTATCTTTTATGGCATTGTTGGTTATTCCGGAATTAAAGTTGTCAGATAAAGGTTTATTTAATGGGAAAGAATTTAAATTTGAAAATCTTGATGCCTCATAA
- a CDS encoding c-type cytochrome, protein MYFYLSLTHKISVSLFLIIYLFKALMLIANHKETLKKFSRLVKIPEMIISVLFLATGVYMLIKGGHPELYMMVKIVLVLASIPLAVIGIRKEKKLFLVLSVVILIYVYGIAETHSLTFTHPSPEGLIENVEDDNYQIKVHGLALYQQHCLRCHGEQGDKMRYESPDISTTSLDKEQRWAIINNGKGMMPAFGKKLDKNEKKALEEYLLSLKK, encoded by the coding sequence ATGTATTTCTATCTCAGCCTCACACATAAGATTTCAGTATCGCTTTTCCTGATTATTTATCTTTTTAAAGCTTTAATGCTTATTGCTAACCACAAGGAAACTTTGAAGAAATTCTCCAGGTTGGTTAAAATTCCTGAAATGATAATAAGTGTATTATTTCTCGCTACCGGCGTTTATATGCTAATAAAAGGTGGGCATCCGGAATTATATATGATGGTAAAAATTGTATTGGTACTCGCTTCAATTCCATTGGCCGTGATCGGAATTCGGAAAGAAAAAAAATTGTTTTTAGTACTCTCAGTTGTAATCCTCATTTATGTCTATGGTATTGCAGAAACACATAGCCTGACTTTTACCCATCCGAGCCCGGAGGGTTTAATTGAAAACGTAGAGGATGATAATTATCAAATTAAAGTACATGGATTGGCATTGTATCAACAGCATTGTCTTCGCTGTCACGGAGAGCAGGGAGATAAAATGAGATATGAATCTCCGGATATTTCAACAACAAGCTTAGATAAAGAACAAAGGTGGGCGATTATTAACAATGGCAAGGGCATGATGCCTGCTTTTGGTAAAAAACTCGACAAAAATGAAAAAAAGGCATTGGAGGAATACCTTCTGAGTTTAAAAAAATGA
- a CDS encoding T9SS type A sorting domain-containing protein, protein MSKNAFILISSFFLLLSYSAIGQGNQNSIGVFPNPLFDKATLEIHIENVSPTEIVLFNIIGKEIHRQKLSGLGQNSRFEVDFSFLNPGVYFLSLISKRETIATKKIVKKG, encoded by the coding sequence ATGTCAAAAAATGCCTTTATACTGATTTCTTCTTTTTTTCTCTTGTTGAGTTACTCGGCAATAGGCCAGGGCAATCAAAATTCCATTGGCGTATTTCCTAATCCATTGTTTGATAAAGCTACTTTGGAAATTCACATCGAAAATGTTAGTCCAACTGAAATTGTGCTCTTTAACATAATCGGAAAAGAGATTCACAGACAAAAGCTTAGTGGATTAGGGCAGAACAGTAGATTTGAAGTCGATTTTTCATTTCTAAATCCGGGTGTTTATTTTTTAAGCCTGATTTCAAAACGGGAAACAATAGCGACAAAAAAAATAGTCAAGAAAGGCTAA
- the rlmB gene encoding 23S rRNA (guanosine(2251)-2'-O)-methyltransferase RlmB: MNFNRRPQKSNVPLVFGVNPVEEALNAGKELEKILIQKGIGKEKIRSILDEARKRRIPISEVPIQKMNQWVSKPHQGIIAFLALISYHSLDAIIDSSFEAGKDPIILALDNVTDVRNFGAISRSAEAMGVDAIVIPVKGGAMINGDAIKTSAGALNHIPVCREAKLESAILHLKNRGLRIISCTEKSEFVLSDTDLKGPICIVMGAEDTGISKEILSISDDITAIPMVGRIGSLNVSVASGVILYEALKQRTK; this comes from the coding sequence ATGAATTTTAACCGAAGACCTCAAAAATCAAATGTTCCCTTAGTATTTGGGGTTAATCCGGTTGAAGAGGCATTGAATGCAGGAAAGGAATTAGAAAAAATTCTGATTCAAAAAGGCATTGGGAAAGAAAAGATTCGATCCATTTTAGATGAAGCCCGCAAAAGAAGAATTCCAATTTCTGAGGTGCCAATTCAAAAAATGAATCAGTGGGTTTCTAAACCTCATCAGGGAATAATCGCTTTCCTTGCTTTGATTTCATACCATTCATTGGATGCCATCATTGACAGTTCATTTGAGGCCGGCAAAGACCCAATAATCCTTGCACTTGATAATGTCACCGATGTCCGAAATTTCGGAGCGATTTCACGAAGTGCTGAAGCAATGGGAGTTGATGCAATTGTAATTCCTGTTAAAGGAGGAGCAATGATTAACGGTGATGCTATTAAAACAAGCGCTGGCGCTTTGAATCATATTCCGGTTTGCAGGGAAGCAAAATTAGAATCTGCGATTTTGCACCTGAAAAACCGAGGGCTTAGAATTATTTCCTGCACAGAAAAATCAGAATTTGTATTGAGTGATACAGATCTAAAAGGTCCTATTTGCATTGTAATGGGAGCGGAAGACACCGGAATTTCAAAAGAGATTTTAAGTATTTCTGATGATATAACTGCAATTCCGATGGTGGGAAGAATAGGTTCCTTAAACGTTTCCGTGGCCTCAGGTGTAATACTATATGAAGCCTTAAAGCAAAGGACTAAATAA
- the clpB gene encoding ATP-dependent chaperone ClpB, with translation MNFKNYTIKAQEALSKATEIASEHSQQAIEPAHLLLGVIDSEENISSFIFKKTEVDRNRFLQEIEKIIKSYPSVEGGSPYLSNNSAACLQSATKISKSLKDEFVTVEHILIALASGSEEISKLMKSFGLTEKTLKKVIQELRGGDTVKDQNAESKYQSLSRYSKNLNELAASGKIDPVIGRDDEIRRVLQILTRRTKNNPILLGEPGVGKTAIVEGLAQRIVDGDVPENLKTKTLISLDMGLLVAGAKYKGEFEERLKTVIKEVVDSDGEIILFIDEIHTLIGAGAGGESAMDAANLLKPALARGELHAIGATTLKEYQKYIEKDKALERRFQTVMVDEPSTQDAISILRGIKDKYELHHGVRVKDDAIITAVELSDRYISDRFLPDKAIDLMDEAAAKLRIEIDSLPEELDEVQRKIMQLEIEREAIRREKDKDKEAVIAKDLAELESKRNALRAKWKSEKELIQGIQKNKERIEELKIQAEQAERSGDLGKVAEIRYGKVVEAEQELEKLKAQMAKNQSNSPMLKEEISSEDVAEVVARWTGIPVNKMLQSDREKLIKLEEELGKRVAGQKEAIAAVSDAVRRSRAGLHDPNKPIGSFIFLGTTGVGKTELAKALAEYLFNDDKAMVRIDMSEYQERHAVSRLIGAPPGYVGYDEGGQLTEAVRRKPYSVILLDEIEKAHPDVFNILLQVLDDGRLTDNKGRIANFKNCIIIMTSNIGSHIIQENFEKMNASNEVDTILDTREQVFQLLKKSLRPEFLNRIDETIMFTPLSKSEIRKIVEIQFTSIKKLMEKNGIEIEASDKALDKLAELGFDPQFGARPLKRVLQKQILNELSKEILRGNIQKEQVIGIDLDSNNKFQFLNLSNVNID, from the coding sequence ATGAATTTTAAAAATTACACAATCAAAGCACAGGAAGCTCTTAGCAAGGCAACGGAGATTGCTTCTGAGCACTCACAACAGGCGATTGAACCTGCTCATTTACTTTTAGGAGTAATTGATTCCGAAGAAAATATAAGCTCATTTATATTCAAAAAAACTGAGGTCGACAGAAATAGATTTCTTCAAGAAATTGAAAAAATAATAAAATCATACCCTTCAGTTGAAGGAGGAAGCCCTTATTTATCAAACAATTCAGCAGCCTGTTTGCAAAGCGCAACAAAAATCTCAAAATCATTAAAAGATGAATTTGTAACAGTTGAGCATATATTAATTGCACTAGCTTCCGGTTCGGAAGAAATATCCAAATTGATGAAGTCATTTGGATTAACTGAAAAAACTCTAAAGAAAGTCATTCAGGAATTGCGTGGCGGTGATACCGTTAAAGATCAAAATGCAGAATCAAAATACCAGTCATTGAGTCGCTATTCAAAAAATTTGAATGAACTGGCTGCCTCAGGAAAAATTGACCCCGTGATTGGTAGAGATGACGAAATAAGACGTGTACTACAAATTTTAACCAGAAGAACAAAAAATAATCCCATTTTGCTCGGAGAACCAGGCGTGGGAAAAACTGCCATAGTTGAAGGACTAGCACAGCGTATTGTAGATGGGGACGTACCTGAAAATCTCAAAACAAAAACATTGATCTCATTGGATATGGGTCTATTAGTTGCCGGAGCCAAATACAAAGGTGAATTCGAAGAGAGGTTGAAAACTGTTATCAAAGAAGTGGTGGATTCAGATGGTGAAATAATTCTTTTTATAGATGAAATTCATACGTTAATTGGAGCAGGAGCAGGAGGAGAAAGCGCTATGGACGCGGCAAATTTGCTAAAACCTGCATTGGCTAGAGGCGAATTACATGCAATTGGTGCTACAACTTTAAAAGAATACCAAAAGTACATCGAAAAAGACAAGGCACTGGAACGCCGTTTTCAAACTGTTATGGTCGATGAACCAAGTACACAGGATGCAATTTCTATTCTCAGGGGAATTAAAGATAAATACGAATTACATCACGGTGTCAGGGTTAAAGATGATGCGATTATTACCGCGGTCGAACTTTCGGATCGCTATATTTCTGATCGTTTTCTACCGGACAAAGCCATTGATTTAATGGATGAAGCCGCTGCGAAACTCAGAATAGAAATAGATTCATTGCCTGAAGAACTCGATGAAGTTCAAAGAAAAATAATGCAACTTGAAATTGAAAGAGAGGCCATTCGAAGAGAAAAAGACAAGGATAAAGAAGCCGTAATAGCTAAGGACCTGGCTGAATTGGAAAGCAAACGAAATGCACTTAGAGCCAAATGGAAAAGCGAAAAAGAGCTTATTCAAGGAATTCAAAAAAATAAAGAGCGAATAGAGGAATTAAAGATTCAAGCTGAACAAGCTGAACGAAGTGGGGATTTGGGAAAAGTAGCTGAAATCCGATATGGAAAAGTCGTAGAAGCCGAACAGGAATTGGAAAAACTGAAAGCTCAAATGGCTAAAAATCAAAGCAACAGTCCTATGCTAAAAGAAGAAATCAGCTCCGAAGATGTGGCTGAAGTAGTGGCCCGTTGGACCGGAATTCCTGTGAACAAAATGCTTCAAAGCGACAGAGAAAAACTGATAAAACTTGAAGAAGAACTTGGAAAAAGAGTAGCCGGACAAAAAGAAGCAATTGCAGCAGTTTCGGATGCCGTGCGAAGGAGTCGCGCTGGTTTGCACGATCCTAATAAACCAATTGGTTCCTTTATATTTTTAGGTACAACCGGTGTGGGAAAGACAGAACTAGCCAAAGCATTAGCAGAATATTTGTTTAACGATGACAAGGCAATGGTGAGGATTGATATGTCTGAATATCAGGAAAGACATGCGGTTAGTCGCCTTATTGGTGCGCCTCCGGGATATGTTGGTTATGATGAAGGCGGACAATTAACCGAAGCAGTACGTAGAAAACCTTATTCGGTCATTTTGTTAGATGAAATTGAAAAAGCACATCCCGATGTATTTAATATTCTTTTACAAGTCCTTGATGATGGTAGATTAACCGACAATAAAGGTCGTATTGCAAATTTCAAAAATTGTATCATAATAATGACTTCAAATATCGGTTCACATATAATTCAGGAAAATTTTGAAAAAATGAATGCATCCAATGAGGTTGACACCATTTTAGATACCAGGGAACAGGTATTTCAGCTTCTTAAAAAATCGCTTCGTCCTGAATTTTTAAACAGAATTGATGAAACAATAATGTTTACACCACTTTCAAAGTCTGAAATCAGAAAAATTGTTGAAATACAATTCACATCAATTAAAAAATTGATGGAAAAAAATGGAATTGAAATTGAGGCCAGCGATAAAGCACTTGATAAATTAGCAGAGCTTGGTTTTGATCCGCAATTTGGAGCAAGACCATTGAAAAGAGTGCTTCAAAAACAAATACTCAATGAATTGTCAAAAGAGATTTTGAGAGGTAACATTCAAAAGGAACAAGTAATCGGAATTGATTTAGACAGTAATAATAAATTTCAATTTCTAAATCTAAGCAATGTGAACATTGATTAG
- a CDS encoding MarR family transcriptional regulator, with protein MAKLEDEIKQYKFPSQFQKALLNLIYTGNWIAARHKKFFAEHNLSHEQYNVLRILRGQHPNPASIQLINERMLDKMSNVSRLVEKLRAKSLITRTVSSEDRRQVDVKISDKGLSLLAEMDVEIDKLQTSIQTISESEAEHLNQLLDKLRG; from the coding sequence ATGGCAAAACTAGAAGATGAAATAAAGCAGTACAAATTTCCAAGTCAGTTTCAAAAAGCACTTTTAAATTTGATTTATACAGGCAACTGGATTGCAGCCAGGCATAAAAAATTTTTTGCAGAGCACAATTTATCGCATGAACAATACAATGTTTTGCGAATACTTCGAGGACAGCATCCCAATCCTGCATCAATTCAATTGATCAATGAAAGAATGCTCGACAAAATGTCAAATGTTTCGCGTTTGGTTGAAAAATTACGCGCAAAATCCTTAATAACACGAACAGTTTCCAGTGAAGACAGGCGGCAGGTAGATGTTAAAATATCAGATAAAGGACTTTCCTTGCTCGCAGAAATGGATGTAGAAATCGACAAACTTCAAACTTCTATTCAAACAATTTCAGAATCCGAAGCCGAACATTTGAACCAACTTCTCGATAAACTTCGGGGATAA
- a CDS encoding TRAP transporter substrate-binding protein: MERRKFIRNISGLTLAAGLGISCSEVSRDKIKSVNINYNKKYYWKLLTTWPPNFPILGEGCQLFADWVNEMSGGRMEIRIFGGGEIVPALEVFDAVSNGIAEIGNGSPYYWSGKIPAAQIFAAVPFGMNTQQFNAWISQSEGAELWEELYKPFNLIPVLSGNTGMQMGGWFNKELNAVDDLAGLKMRIPGLGGKVFSNSGGTSVLVAGGEIFTNLERGVIDATEWIGPYHDYLMGFHKIAKYYYYPGWHETATSFETILNSEKYNSLPTDLKAIIKHGLGKLNNWVLSAFDMRNAEHLKKIKEEGKVLIRPFPDIVIEHLRKNTAIVLDELSTENNDFKRIYNSYYSFKKHISEWTNISEKAYFERIYN, translated from the coding sequence ATGGAGCGAAGAAAATTCATTCGAAACATATCCGGATTGACCTTGGCGGCAGGCCTTGGTATATCTTGTTCTGAGGTTTCCAGAGACAAAATAAAGTCTGTTAATATAAATTATAATAAAAAATACTATTGGAAATTATTAACCACATGGCCTCCCAATTTTCCAATTTTAGGCGAGGGCTGTCAACTATTTGCAGATTGGGTTAATGAAATGTCGGGTGGAAGAATGGAGATTAGAATATTTGGAGGAGGAGAGATCGTACCAGCCCTTGAGGTTTTTGATGCTGTAAGTAATGGTATAGCTGAAATAGGAAATGGCTCGCCTTATTACTGGTCGGGGAAAATACCTGCAGCACAAATTTTTGCGGCGGTTCCATTTGGAATGAATACTCAGCAATTTAATGCATGGATATCGCAATCTGAGGGAGCGGAATTGTGGGAGGAATTGTATAAGCCCTTTAACCTAATCCCGGTGCTATCTGGTAATACCGGTATGCAAATGGGGGGATGGTTCAATAAGGAACTCAATGCAGTTGATGATTTGGCAGGCTTAAAAATGAGAATACCCGGATTGGGAGGCAAGGTGTTTAGTAATTCCGGAGGGACATCGGTTTTAGTCGCCGGTGGTGAAATTTTTACCAATTTAGAACGCGGAGTTATTGATGCCACCGAATGGATAGGGCCCTATCACGATTACTTAATGGGTTTTCACAAAATTGCGAAATATTATTACTATCCGGGCTGGCATGAAACAGCTACTAGTTTTGAGACCATTTTAAATTCAGAAAAATATAATTCCTTGCCGACAGATTTGAAAGCAATCATTAAACACGGATTGGGAAAATTAAACAATTGGGTACTTTCAGCATTTGATATGCGTAATGCTGAGCATCTCAAAAAAATAAAAGAGGAAGGAAAAGTATTGATAAGGCCATTCCCCGATATTGTAATTGAGCATTTAAGAAAAAATACAGCTATAGTATTGGACGAACTCAGTACGGAGAATAATGATTTTAAACGTATATATAATTCATATTACTCTTTTAAAAAGCACATTTCCGAATGGACCAACATATCTGAAAAGGCTTATTTTGAAAGGATTTACAATTAA
- a CDS encoding DUF2723 domain-containing protein, protein MLSFSRLNNIGGWIAFLISFIVYTITVEPTASFWDCGEFISVSYKLMVPHPPGAPFYLLVGRFFSLLAFGDVLQVAFWVNMLSVVSSALTVLFTFWAITLLGRKLLKTEDPKGADLYLLMGAGLIGSLALTFSDTFWFSAGEAEVYAMSSFFTAFAFWAILKWELIEERAAANRWLLLIAYTMGLSTGVHLLNLLTIPAIALVIYFKYYKPNARGIIATLGISAVAILIVLEIIIKGLPTIASKIEIAFVNGLNLPFGSGVLFFFIAFIAALIYGLFYSIQKNKAVLNTALLAFIFVILGFSSYGIIAIRSNYNPPINENAPDDVISFLKYLKREQYGDRPLFKGPIYSANPVRTIKTSDLYHKTENGYEIYDQKIEQEFNPRDEMLFCRVADRRGDRIRAYENWMNLRKGERPTMGDNIEFLWKYQLGHMYWRYFMWNFAGRQNDIQGHGGKMHGNWKSGISFIDEMRLGDQSKLPTEIKNNKANNSFYFLPLILGLLGMFYQYKRNKKDFSVVALLFFFTGIAIILYLNQPPIEPRERDYTSAGSFYTFCIWIGLGMLAVYDLIKNYIKNNKVAGITAFVLCLIVPGVMVADGWDDHDRSGRYHSVDQARNLLASCAPNAILFTGGDNDTFPLWYVQEVEGFRTDVRVCVMSYFSIDWYIDQMKRKVYESEPFPITFTTNQYLSGINDYLQIVPDQRWEKTALNIDKLLEAIKTEDALVNRRLPSGDRINILPGKNLGMRVNKEALLGGDLSSETSASKSNWIPGDMKDEIVDIMRWNIKGNHILKADLMIMDIINNVNKNGWERPVYFNATSLITTNLDLRNYMLLEGLAYRLIPVSSPKQQNGRVNIEVMYDNIMNKFAFRGMDNPDLYYNEEYQKFAMNSRQSFYRLADALLRRANDKERAREVIERCWSVLPDEVFPFSVYSAQFLPLFYEVEVEGTTEMAMKMGDKAIEMIEFLVNENVNDRQEIQANLYMLNVVQRTLSQNASEEEAAKYQEALQRFSSINI, encoded by the coding sequence ATGTTATCATTTTCCAGATTGAACAACATAGGCGGATGGATCGCCTTTTTAATAAGTTTTATTGTTTATACAATCACTGTAGAACCAACAGCAAGTTTTTGGGATTGTGGCGAATTCATATCCGTTTCCTATAAACTAATGGTACCCCATCCTCCCGGAGCGCCATTTTATCTCCTCGTGGGCCGGTTCTTTTCTCTTTTAGCTTTCGGAGATGTTCTTCAGGTTGCTTTCTGGGTAAATATGTTATCTGTAGTCTCAAGTGCACTTACGGTCCTTTTCACTTTTTGGGCAATTACGCTTCTTGGAAGAAAATTACTCAAAACTGAAGATCCTAAAGGCGCCGATCTTTATTTATTAATGGGAGCAGGACTTATTGGATCTTTGGCACTTACATTTTCAGATACATTTTGGTTTTCTGCTGGAGAAGCAGAAGTGTATGCCATGTCTTCATTTTTTACTGCTTTTGCATTTTGGGCAATATTAAAATGGGAATTAATTGAAGAAAGAGCAGCAGCAAATCGCTGGTTGCTTCTGATCGCATACACAATGGGCCTGTCCACAGGAGTACACCTTTTAAATTTATTGACAATTCCGGCAATTGCACTTGTTATTTACTTTAAATATTACAAACCCAATGCGCGCGGAATTATAGCTACTTTGGGAATTTCAGCAGTGGCAATTTTGATTGTTCTTGAAATAATTATCAAAGGACTTCCCACAATTGCAAGTAAAATAGAAATAGCCTTTGTTAACGGACTAAACCTCCCTTTTGGGTCAGGTGTACTTTTCTTTTTCATTGCCTTTATAGCTGCATTGATTTACGGTTTGTTTTATTCTATTCAAAAAAATAAAGCTGTACTTAATACCGCTTTGCTGGCCTTTATTTTTGTCATTCTGGGTTTTAGCAGTTATGGAATCATAGCAATTCGGTCAAATTACAATCCGCCCATTAACGAAAATGCACCGGATGATGTCATAAGCTTTTTGAAATATCTAAAAAGAGAACAATACGGTGATAGGCCACTTTTTAAAGGACCGATTTACTCGGCCAACCCCGTCAGAACCATCAAAACTTCAGACCTGTATCATAAAACAGAGAATGGTTATGAAATCTATGATCAAAAAATCGAACAGGAGTTTAACCCCAGAGATGAAATGCTCTTTTGCCGGGTTGCAGATAGACGAGGAGACAGAATTCGCGCCTATGAAAATTGGATGAATCTTAGAAAAGGTGAAAGGCCAACTATGGGTGACAATATTGAGTTTCTTTGGAAATATCAACTCGGTCACATGTATTGGCGATACTTTATGTGGAATTTTGCAGGAAGGCAAAATGATATTCAGGGCCACGGAGGAAAAATGCATGGCAACTGGAAATCAGGAATTTCATTTATTGACGAAATGAGGCTCGGTGATCAGTCCAAACTTCCCACCGAAATCAAAAACAATAAAGCCAATAACAGTTTTTATTTTCTTCCATTGATTCTGGGCCTATTGGGCATGTTCTACCAATACAAAAGGAATAAAAAGGACTTTTCAGTAGTAGCACTACTCTTTTTCTTTACAGGGATAGCAATTATTCTTTATCTAAACCAACCTCCCATTGAACCGAGAGAAAGAGATTATACAAGTGCCGGCTCATTTTATACATTTTGTATTTGGATAGGCTTGGGCATGTTGGCAGTGTACGATTTGATTAAAAATTACATTAAAAACAATAAAGTTGCGGGAATAACAGCATTTGTACTTTGTTTGATAGTACCCGGAGTCATGGTCGCAGATGGTTGGGATGATCACGACAGAAGCGGAAGGTATCATTCAGTTGACCAGGCCAGAAATTTATTGGCTTCCTGTGCACCAAACGCAATTTTATTTACCGGAGGTGATAATGACACTTTCCCACTTTGGTATGTTCAGGAAGTTGAAGGATTCCGAACCGATGTGCGTGTTTGTGTAATGAGTTATTTCAGCATAGACTGGTATATCGATCAAATGAAAAGAAAGGTTTATGAATCCGAGCCATTCCCAATAACATTTACTACCAATCAGTATTTAAGTGGCATCAACGACTATTTACAAATAGTACCGGATCAGCGTTGGGAAAAAACAGCGCTTAATATAGACAAGCTTTTAGAGGCCATAAAAACTGAAGATGCGCTGGTTAACCGACGCTTACCAAGTGGTGACAGAATCAATATATTACCAGGTAAAAACCTTGGAATGAGAGTCAATAAAGAAGCCTTATTGGGTGGTGATTTAAGCTCAGAAACAAGCGCAAGCAAAAGCAATTGGATTCCAGGCGATATGAAGGATGAAATTGTAGATATAATGCGGTGGAACATCAAAGGCAATCACATTCTTAAAGCCGATTTAATGATAATGGATATTATCAATAATGTAAATAAAAACGGCTGGGAAAGACCCGTATATTTTAATGCTACGTCATTGATTACCACAAATCTGGATTTGAGGAATTATATGTTGTTGGAAGGGCTCGCCTATAGATTAATACCGGTAAGTTCACCAAAACAGCAGAATGGCAGAGTTAATATTGAAGTTATGTACGACAACATAATGAACAAGTTTGCCTTTAGGGGAATGGACAATCCTGACTTATACTATAATGAAGAGTATCAAAAATTTGCGATGAACTCAAGACAAAGTTTTTACAGATTGGCCGATGCCTTGTTGCGAAGAGCCAATGATAAAGAAAGAGCAAGGGAAGTAATTGAGAGATGCTGGAGCGTTTTACCGGATGAGGTATTTCCATTTAGCGTATATTCTGCTCAATTTTTACCTCTTTTTTATGAAGTAGAAGTAGAAGGCACGACTGAAATGGCGATGAAAATGGGTGATAAGGCCATAGAAATGATCGAATTTCTTGTTAATGAAAATGTTAATGACAGACAGGAAATTCAAGCCAATTTGTATATGCTTAATGTTGTTCAAAGGACTCTATCACAGAATGCCAGTGAAGAAGAGGCCGCTAAATACCAGGAAGCTTTACAAAGGTTCTCTTCGATCAATATTTAA